In the genome of Leucobacter luti, one region contains:
- a CDS encoding CaiB/BaiF CoA-transferase family protein encodes MNHQTESVQEAQPAGALAGIRVADFSRVLAGPHATMILADLGADVIKIESPEGDGTRQWNPPTNAIGQSTYFAGVNRGKRSVVCDLRDPDGIARARELATTADVVIENFKPGTMEKFGLGYERVAADNPGVVYCSISGFGDTEGRDLPGYDLLVQAVGGLMSITGQQDGEATKVGVALVDILTGLNSVIGIQAALRARDLVESPTQGRGQHVKVTLLGSLLSALANQASSTLETGVSPTRMGNAHPSISPYETLDASDQAIALAVGTDGQFARLCEVLGVPELASDDRFTSNPQRVAHRVELRAALEVPLRTKTAEEWITAFTAANIPAGRVNTIAQALELADALGLDPVAETPAVAPDGTAHTLRSVALPIALSGTPAQYSAPPPGVGEHQDAAWRPLS; translated from the coding sequence GTCTGTTCAGGAGGCACAACCGGCTGGCGCACTCGCCGGGATCCGGGTCGCTGATTTCTCTCGGGTGCTCGCCGGCCCGCACGCGACGATGATTCTGGCGGATCTCGGCGCCGACGTGATCAAGATCGAGAGTCCAGAGGGTGACGGCACCAGACAGTGGAACCCCCCAACGAATGCGATTGGGCAGAGCACCTACTTCGCCGGTGTGAATCGTGGGAAGCGCTCCGTCGTGTGTGACCTGCGGGATCCCGATGGCATCGCCAGGGCCCGCGAGCTTGCTACCACCGCAGACGTCGTGATTGAGAACTTCAAACCGGGCACGATGGAGAAATTCGGGCTCGGCTACGAGCGCGTCGCTGCGGATAACCCCGGCGTCGTGTACTGCTCGATCTCCGGGTTCGGCGACACCGAGGGGCGTGATCTGCCTGGCTACGATCTGCTGGTGCAGGCTGTTGGCGGCCTCATGAGCATCACGGGTCAGCAGGATGGCGAGGCCACGAAAGTCGGCGTCGCGCTCGTCGATATTCTCACCGGCCTCAACTCTGTGATCGGCATTCAGGCTGCGCTGCGCGCGAGGGACCTCGTGGAGTCGCCCACGCAGGGCCGGGGTCAGCACGTGAAGGTGACCTTGCTCGGCTCGCTGCTTTCCGCGCTCGCGAACCAGGCCTCTTCGACGCTCGAGACCGGCGTTTCTCCCACACGTATGGGCAATGCGCACCCCTCAATCTCCCCGTACGAGACGCTTGACGCCTCGGACCAGGCCATCGCGCTCGCGGTCGGAACTGACGGCCAGTTCGCGCGGCTCTGCGAAGTGCTCGGTGTCCCGGAGCTCGCGAGTGATGATCGGTTTACCAGCAACCCGCAGCGCGTGGCCCACCGGGTCGAGCTCCGCGCGGCGCTCGAAGTACCGCTGCGCACGAAGACCGCTGAGGAGTGGATCACAGCGTTCACCGCGGCGAACATCCCGGCGGGCCGTGTGAATACCATTGCGCAGGCGCTCGAGCTCGCTGATGCACTCGGACTTGATCCCGTCGCAGAGACCCCTGCGGTCGCGCCGGACGGCACCGCACACACGCTCCGCTCGGTTGCGCTACCGATCGCCCTTTCTGGTACGCCGGCACAGTACAGCGCACCGCCCCCCGGCGTCGGTGAGCATCAGGATGCCGCCTGGCGCCCGCTTTCCTAA